TATGCCTGAAATTACCTAATTCAGCCCCTTAAAAATAAATGAGAATTATTTTCAAAAAGACTGTTGACACATCTGATAATCTAATTGATAATCAATCTCAACAAAGCAAGATTGACGGCTTACTTTGTTAAACCAATCGCATAAATGCCAGAGCGGTTATTGCGCTTGCTAACCAATATTTGGGTAATGCTGCAATAACAAGAAGAAAAATTTGCAATATAGTTATTCTATATAAAAAGTTTTCGACGAAGTTAGTACAGTATTTAGCTCGCAAGAATGGTCGAGCATTTATTAAGATTGGTGAACTTTACTCTAATTTGTTTCTCGACCCGAAACACGTGTTGCCACGTTAAAGCCATGGTAGGGAGTGAGATATCGCAACGCCCCTCGCGATATCTTCACTTTTCTCCAAACACATTTTACTTGCTACATTGCTCATATCGGTGACGGTAGATATGAAACACAAAAAGCCCTAAACGGGCTTTTTTTATGTCTGTAATATATGAGAATTTTAGCGACGGTTCTTACGCGCTCTTGCTCTACGTAGTTTTTTCTCTTCTTCTTTTGCGGCTTTTTTAGCTTCAGCTGCGGCACGTAGCTCAGCAACCATAATTTCTTCTTCATCACGCATCGCTGGTGTTTCCATGGTGATGCGACCAATAATGGCATCTCGCAACTCATTGATTAAGATTTCAGACATCTTATGGGTATCAACTTGGTTGCCACCACGGATACAACCACGCTTACGGCCCGCCATTTCGACAAACTCCCAATCTTGCTCTGGCAACTCATCAATTTTATAACGTGACTTTAATAACTCTGGGTAGGCAGTCAGCAAGTATTCAGCGGTAAAACTGGCGACTTCCTCGTAGTTCATCGCCGTATCTTTTACAGCACCGGTTGCCGCTAGACGATAACCCGAGTTTTCATTTTCAACTTTTGGCCATAGCATGCCTGGTGTGTCATACAGCATGATGCCATCTTCAAGACGAATACGCTGCTGAGACTTGGTCACTGCAGGTTCATTACCTGTTTTCGCAACGATACGACCTGCAAGGTGGTTAATTAAAGTCGACTTTCCTACGTTAGGGATACCCATGATCATGGCTTTTAGCTGTTTATCTGCACCCACTTTATGTGGGGCAAGTTTTTTACATAACTCGTTTACCTTAGCAACTTCAGCGCCTTTATCATGACCAAACGCAATGGCTTTTACACCACTTTCTTGTTCAAAATAATCCATCCATTGCTTAGTTAGCTCAGGATCGGCCAAGTCTGCTTTGTTCATTATTTTGATGACCGGTTTATCACCACGAAGCGCAGACACCATTGGGTTTTCACTGCTATACGGGATCCTCGCATCTAAAACTTCGATAATCACATCCATCTGGGGCATGATCTCTTTAATCTCATTGCGAGCCTTGTTCATATGCCCAGGAAACCACTGAATTGCCATACTTGCGCTCCTAAATTCTATTCGACAAAAATTGATTGCGCTATTTTACGCAAAAATCTGCAAAACACTAAATAACCTCGTTGATAAAATCATATTTAAACACCTTGGCTCATGTATAATCGTTCTACTTTTATTAGCATGAATCAAAATAATGGCCTTAAAATCGACCATCATCAAAGCACAGCTCGCTTTGAGTGACATGGATAAACACGTATACGAAACACTGTCTTTGACCGTAGCGCAGCACCCATCTGAAAATGAACAACGCTTGATGATCCGCATTTTAGCCTTTGCACTTCATTACCAAGAACGTTTGGAATTCACAAAAGGCCTGTGTGCTGATGATGAACCTGAAGTTTGGTTAAAAAACTATAATGAAGAGATTGAGCTTTGGATCGAGCTGGGTCTGCCTGATGAAAAGCGCGTTAAGAAAGCCTGTAATCGTGCTAAAGATGTGGTGCTGTATTGTTATGGCGAAAACAACCAAGAGATTTGGTGGCAAAAGAATCAGCCTAAGCTTTATAGCCACGAGAATCTATCGGTTATCAGTTTACCGTATGAAGCAACATCACAACTTGCTACGATGGCAAAACGCGGCATGAATTTAACCGTGACAGTGCAAGATGGTGAAATTTGGGTAAGCGACGAAGAACAAAGTGTACACATTATCCCAGCCATCTGGAAATAGTGATAACCATTGGTAAAATTTAAACTGTAATTGGTTTTCAAAGACTAATTAAGCTTCGGCTCAGTTACGCTTGTTAAAGTATGCTCAACGAAACAGGGAAAAGCTTAAATTGGAGGCACAATGGCAATAAATAAAATCATCGTTTTGCATGGACTTTATATGTCTGGCTTCGTGATGCAGCCATTGTGCAACAAACTTAAAAAACATCAGTTTGAGATTTTAAACCTTACTTACAATACCCTCAGCCCAGATAAATCAGAGATCTTCTCTCAAATAGATGACTTTATTGGCAATGACAGCGCAGCACTAGTTTGCCACTCAATGGGCGGATTAATTGCGCGCGCCTACTTAGATAACCACTCTGCAACCAGTGAGCAAGTTGAAAAGGTCATTACCTTGGGCACACCGCACAAAGGCAGCATGTTTGCCAAACAAATGCATGAAAAAGGGTTCGATGTTTTTTTAAAAAACAGTGTGGAGTTTTTAGTCTCAGACAACCAAGATTGGCCTTACAAAGCAAGGCTTTACAGCATTGCCGGTGATTTACCTTTGGGGCTGATGCCTATTTTACAAAAAGGCAGTAGCTCTGATGGCACAGTATTATTAGAAGAGACAAAACTACAAGGTATGGCAGAGCACAAAGTATTTCATGTTAGCCATACCAGTATGATTTATTCACGCAAAGTCACCGATTATGTATTGTCACTTCTAACCGATCCTGAATGACTTAAATACTTATTTAGTGGTCGCCTTTCTCTGCAATTTTATAAGCCACAAATGCGATAATCCCGGTGATGAGCGGTATTGGTGCAGCAATGTAACCAAACGCATCTGAGTTCGCGAAGCTTGCGCCAGCTAAATGCCCCACTAGACCGACAACAAATGCCAGTAACGCAATTATGACAACGGTGATTTCTGCTTTATGTTGAGATTGTGTTTTTAGTTCCATGATGACACCCATTGATTTTTGTCTGTTTACAGAGTCATTATGCGCGTCATGCCTGTGTGATTATTGACCTAAATCAAGTTCTATTTCTGGTATTTATAACCCCTATCACCAACTTGTGATAGATCAATTTTCAGGTCAAAAAGCAAACAACCCAGCTAAGATTGGCAAGCTTTATTCCACAGATTAAAAAATGATTTTCAATCGTTTTTTTGAATTACAGTTATTGTTTTATCCCGTTAGACCAATTAAAGCGCATACCCCATACTTAACCCATGCAAACAACAGGAGTAAATAACATGACACAGTTCACAGATATTGGTTTATCAAAACAAGCTAGCGAAGATTTAGCTGCGCAATTAAATAACTTACTGAGCAACTACCAAATTCAATACATGAATGCACGTGGCTTTCATTGGAATATCAAAGGTAAAAACTTCTTTGAGCTACATTTAAAGTTTGAAGAAATTTATGACCAGTTACTGCTAAAAGTAGATGAATTAGCAGAGCGTATCTTAACCATAGGTGGTCAGCCATTGCATGCATTTAGCGATTATTTAGAGCGTGCTCAAATTCAAGAAGCCAAGAACATCACTGATGGTAATGAAGCGGTAACAACATTACTTAATGGTTTTACTTTATTACTAAAACAGCAAAGAGAAATACTAGGTGTTGCAAGTGATGCAGAAGATGAAGGTACAGCCGCTCTCATGAGCGACTATATAAAAGAACAAGAAAAGCTAGTGTGGATGCTCAAAGCTTATTTGGGATAATTCTAAAAGCGGCTTTTTTTGTTTTGGCTTAGCAGCAATATACATGGCCTCATTGGGGTAAAAACAAATCTCTGTTTTTGCCCCTTGCCACATCTGCTTTAATAGCTTTTCAGCAATTGAGTTTACACCTATATAATCAACCCAAGCATAATTTCGTTGTTTAACACCTTCAAAATATTCTCTGGTGGCTTCTAAACTATCTGGGGTGCTCATTTCAAATTCAGTTAAATCAAGTACAGCACTGTCATATTGAGCAGGCTGTGCAACCACCCGTTTTAACATATCACTTTCAAAGTCAATGACACCCTCTCGATTAAATGCACCTTTAAGCGCAATATAAATCGTTGGGCTCTCCATATGTACTCGCCAAAATCCGTGCGCTTTAAACTTCATTGATACCTCATTTAGAATAGAACTGTGTTCAACACAGTTCGCATTAGACATTTAAAAGTATAGCGCCTTATCATAACGCCTGTTTTAGCAAGCTGATAAAAAATGCTTGCTCAAGTGCAATTTCTTCTAATCTTTTAAAACGACCGCTTGCACCACCATGACCTGCCCCCATATCCGTTCTAAATAACAACAAAGAGTCTGTTGTTTTGGTTTCTCGTAATTTAGCCACCCATTTCATCGGCTCCCAATATTGTACTTGGGAATCATGCAGACCAGTCGTAACTAAAATATGTGGGTAAGCTTGTGGCTTTAAATTGTCGTACGGTGAATACGCCTTGATGGTTTGATAATCAGCTTCGTTATTTGGATTACCCCATTCGTCATATTCATTCGTAGTAAGCGGAATTGACTCATCAAGCATAGTTGTAAGTACATCTAAAAACGGCACATGACAACCAACTCCCAAATAAAGCTCTGGCGCTTGGTTTACCACCGCCCCCATTAATAAACCACCTGCACTGCCACCTGAAGCAAAGATTTTATGCGCATCAGCATAACCTTGTTCAACAAGACTACGGGTTACATCTTCAAAGTCATTAAATGAATTCTGTTTGTGGGCTTTTTTGCCTTGCTCATACCATTGTCGACCTAACATTTCAGAGCCGCGAATATGTGCAATGGCATAAACAAACCCTCTGTCTAATAAACTCAGGGTATTACTCGAGAAGTTTGGATCTATGGTGATACCATAAGCGCCATAGCCATACTGCAGCATAGGGTTTGTGCCATCTTTTTTGAATAATGACTTTTTATATACCAAAGAGACTGGCACTTTAACGCCATCTCGCACCGTAATATGTAAGCGCTCAGAAGCATAATCATCCGCTGAAAAAGCACCGAGTACTTGTTGTTGTTTTAAGCACTGCTTTTCACCTGTGGCTAGGTCGCATTCATACACACTACTCGGCGTTGTTAGACTTGAATAATGAATGCGG
The Pseudoalteromonas phenolica genome window above contains:
- the ylqF gene encoding ribosome biogenesis GTPase YlqF codes for the protein MAIQWFPGHMNKARNEIKEIMPQMDVIIEVLDARIPYSSENPMVSALRGDKPVIKIMNKADLADPELTKQWMDYFEQESGVKAIAFGHDKGAEVAKVNELCKKLAPHKVGADKQLKAMIMGIPNVGKSTLINHLAGRIVAKTGNEPAVTKSQQRIRLEDGIMLYDTPGMLWPKVENENSGYRLAATGAVKDTAMNYEEVASFTAEYLLTAYPELLKSRYKIDELPEQDWEFVEMAGRKRGCIRGGNQVDTHKMSEILINELRDAIIGRITMETPAMRDEEEIMVAELRAAAEAKKAAKEEEKKLRRARARKNRR
- a CDS encoding YaeQ family protein gives rise to the protein MALKSTIIKAQLALSDMDKHVYETLSLTVAQHPSENEQRLMIRILAFALHYQERLEFTKGLCADDEPEVWLKNYNEEIELWIELGLPDEKRVKKACNRAKDVVLYCYGENNQEIWWQKNQPKLYSHENLSVISLPYEATSQLATMAKRGMNLTVTVQDGEIWVSDEEQSVHIIPAIWK
- a CDS encoding alpha/beta hydrolase, with protein sequence MAINKIIVLHGLYMSGFVMQPLCNKLKKHQFEILNLTYNTLSPDKSEIFSQIDDFIGNDSAALVCHSMGGLIARAYLDNHSATSEQVEKVITLGTPHKGSMFAKQMHEKGFDVFLKNSVEFLVSDNQDWPYKARLYSIAGDLPLGLMPILQKGSSSDGTVLLEETKLQGMAEHKVFHVSHTSMIYSRKVTDYVLSLLTDPE
- a CDS encoding Dps family protein, whose product is MTQFTDIGLSKQASEDLAAQLNNLLSNYQIQYMNARGFHWNIKGKNFFELHLKFEEIYDQLLLKVDELAERILTIGGQPLHAFSDYLERAQIQEAKNITDGNEAVTTLLNGFTLLLKQQREILGVASDAEDEGTAALMSDYIKEQEKLVWMLKAYLG